From Streptomyces durmitorensis, a single genomic window includes:
- a CDS encoding ABC transporter permease has product MSAFLSDTALIFGRYARQTLRSKFQILFGVLMPLLYLLFFGPLLTDLPLGSRGDSWQVLVPGLLLQLGLFGASYSGFAIIIEKQFGVVERMRVTPVSRLALLLGRVLRDAALFVFQAVLLVLAAVVMGLRAPLAGILIGFAFVGVLTVVLASLSYALALLVSKPHEFGPVINAVSMPSMLLSGLMLPMALAPGWLDVLSHFMPFRYLVDAVRAAFVGDYASTAMLYGVLMAAALTLGSVTVGTRVFRKAGA; this is encoded by the coding sequence ATGTCTGCGTTTCTCTCCGACACCGCGCTGATCTTCGGGCGGTACGCCCGTCAGACCCTGCGCTCCAAGTTCCAGATCCTCTTCGGCGTCCTGATGCCGCTGCTCTACCTGCTCTTCTTCGGCCCGCTCCTGACCGATCTGCCGCTCGGCTCGCGCGGCGACTCCTGGCAGGTGCTCGTGCCGGGCCTGCTGCTCCAACTCGGCCTGTTCGGCGCCTCGTACAGCGGATTCGCGATCATCATCGAGAAGCAGTTCGGCGTGGTGGAGCGGATGCGGGTGACGCCGGTCAGCCGGCTCGCGCTCCTTCTCGGGCGGGTGCTCCGCGATGCCGCGCTCTTCGTCTTCCAGGCGGTGCTGCTGGTCCTGGCGGCCGTGGTGATGGGGCTGCGGGCGCCGCTGGCCGGCATCCTCATCGGCTTCGCGTTCGTGGGGGTCCTGACGGTCGTCCTCGCCTCCCTCTCGTACGCGCTCGCGCTGCTCGTCTCCAAGCCGCACGAGTTCGGCCCCGTCATCAACGCGGTGAGCATGCCCTCGATGCTCCTCTCCGGCCTGATGCTGCCGATGGCGCTCGCACCGGGCTGGCTGGACGTGCTCTCGCACTTCATGCCGTTCCGCTATCTCGTGGACGCCGTGCGGGCCGCCTTCGTGGGCGACTACGCGAGTACGGCGATGCTGTACGGCGTCCTGATGGCGGCCGCGCTCACGCTCGGGTCCGTGACGGTGGGCACACGTGTCTTCCGGAAGGCGGGCGCGTAA
- the nucS gene encoding endonuclease NucS — protein sequence MRLVIARCSVDYAGRLTAHLPSAPRLILVKADGSVSIHADDRAYKPLNWMSPPCTLKEGTGDDSGVWTVVNKAGEKLIITMEEILHDSSHELGVDPGLIKDGVEAHLQELLADRIETLGEGYSLIRREYMTAIGPVDILCRDADGQTVAVEIKRRGEIDGVEQLTRYLELLNRDPHLAPVKGIFAAQEIKPQARVLATDRGIGCAVLDYNAMRGIEDDKLRLF from the coding sequence ATGCGTCTCGTCATTGCCCGATGCTCCGTGGATTACGCGGGCCGGCTCACCGCCCATCTCCCGTCGGCCCCTCGCCTGATCCTTGTGAAGGCGGACGGCAGTGTCTCGATCCACGCCGACGACCGGGCCTACAAACCCCTCAACTGGATGTCCCCGCCCTGCACCTTGAAGGAGGGGACGGGGGACGACTCAGGTGTCTGGACCGTCGTGAACAAGGCGGGCGAGAAACTCATCATCACGATGGAGGAGATCCTGCACGACTCCTCGCATGAATTGGGCGTCGATCCCGGCCTCATCAAGGACGGCGTGGAAGCACACCTTCAGGAGCTGCTCGCCGACCGGATCGAGACGCTCGGAGAGGGCTACTCACTGATCCGGCGCGAGTACATGACGGCGATCGGCCCGGTGGACATCCTCTGCCGCGACGCCGACGGACAGACCGTCGCCGTCGAGATCAAGCGGCGCGGCGAGATCGACGGTGTCGAGCAACTCACCCGCTATCTCGAGCTGTTGAACCGCGACCCGCACCTGGCCCCGGTCAAGGGCATCTTCGCCGCCCAGGAGATCAAGCCGCAGGCCCGCGTGCTGGCCACGGACCGCGGCATCGGCTGCGCCGTCCTGGACTACAACGCGATGCGCGGCATCGAGGACGACAAGCTGCGGCTGTTCTAG
- a CDS encoding STAS domain-containing protein produces the protein MHIRGDQAQLVVGGRLDVRSAADARTVLHSAVDDGAGDLVLDLSELDSWDATGLGVIMGAHRRAGRCGRRLVLRSVPPQMQRLLVATRLHRILAIEGGIGVESLPRV, from the coding sequence ATGCACATCAGGGGCGACCAGGCCCAGCTGGTCGTCGGGGGACGCCTCGACGTACGCAGCGCGGCGGACGCCCGAACGGTCCTGCACTCGGCCGTCGACGACGGAGCCGGAGACCTGGTGCTCGACCTGTCCGAACTCGACTCGTGGGACGCCACGGGACTCGGCGTCATCATGGGCGCACACCGGCGCGCGGGACGGTGCGGACGCCGCCTCGTGCTGCGCAGTGTGCCGCCCCAGATGCAGCGCCTGCTCGTGGCCACCCGGCTGCACCGGATCCTTGCCATCGAGGGCGGCATCGGGGTCGAATCGCTTCCCCGGGTGTGA
- a CDS encoding cob(I)yrinic acid a,c-diamide adenosyltransferase: protein MVNLTRIYTRTGDQGTTALGDMSRTAKTDLRISAYADANEANAAIGTAIALGGLDEEVVKVLVRVQNDLFDVGADLSTPVAENPEYPPLRVEQFYVDKLEADCDRFNEELEKLRSFILPGGTPGAALLHQACTVVRRAERSTWAAFEMHGEVMNPLTATYLNRLSDLLFILARTANKAVGDVLWVPGGER from the coding sequence ATGGTCAATCTGACGCGCATCTACACCCGGACCGGCGACCAGGGCACGACGGCCCTCGGCGACATGAGCAGGACCGCCAAGACCGATCTGCGGATCTCGGCGTACGCCGACGCCAACGAGGCCAACGCCGCGATCGGCACCGCGATCGCGCTCGGCGGGCTCGACGAAGAGGTCGTGAAGGTCCTGGTCCGGGTCCAGAACGACCTCTTCGACGTGGGCGCCGACCTCTCGACGCCGGTCGCCGAGAACCCGGAGTACCCGCCGCTGCGGGTCGAGCAGTTCTACGTCGACAAGCTGGAGGCTGACTGCGACCGCTTCAACGAGGAGCTGGAGAAGCTCCGCAGCTTCATCCTGCCGGGGGGCACGCCGGGCGCGGCGCTGCTGCACCAGGCGTGCACGGTGGTGCGGCGGGCCGAGCGGTCCACTTGGGCCGCTTTCGAGATGCACGGCGAGGTCATGAATCCTCTGACGGCGACTTATCTCAACCGCCTCTCCGACCTTCTCTTCATCCTGGCGCGTACGGCGAACAAGGCCGTCGGCGATGTGCTGTGGGTGCCCGGCGGCGAGCGCTAG
- a CDS encoding 3-hydroxyacyl-CoA dehydrogenase family protein — MARKLAVIGAGLMGSGIAQVSAQAGWDVVLRDVTDEALTRGTDGIKASYDKFVSKGKLAAQDAEAALGRITTSTDMDAVADADIVVEAVFEKLEVKHEIFRTLDKIVREDAVLASNTSAIPITKIAAVTERPERVVGAHFFSPVPMMQLCELVRGYKTSDETLARTREFAESVGKTCIVVNRDVAGFVTTRLISALVVEAAKLYESGVATAEDIDIACKLGFGHAMGPLATADLTGVDILLHATSNIYTESQDEKFAPPELMRRMVDAGDIGRKSGQGFYKH; from the coding sequence GTGGCACGGAAGCTCGCCGTCATCGGAGCCGGACTCATGGGGTCCGGCATCGCACAGGTCTCCGCCCAGGCGGGCTGGGACGTCGTCCTGCGGGACGTCACCGATGAGGCCCTGACCCGTGGCACCGACGGGATCAAGGCGTCGTACGACAAGTTCGTGAGCAAGGGCAAGCTCGCCGCGCAGGACGCCGAGGCGGCGCTCGGGCGCATCACGACGAGCACCGACATGGACGCCGTCGCCGACGCGGACATCGTCGTCGAGGCCGTCTTCGAGAAGCTCGAGGTCAAGCACGAGATCTTCCGTACGCTCGACAAGATCGTGCGCGAGGACGCCGTGCTCGCGTCGAACACCTCCGCCATCCCGATCACGAAGATCGCGGCCGTGACGGAGCGTCCGGAGCGTGTCGTGGGCGCCCACTTCTTTTCGCCGGTGCCGATGATGCAGCTGTGCGAACTGGTGCGCGGCTACAAGACCAGCGACGAAACCCTCGCCCGCACGCGTGAGTTCGCCGAGTCCGTCGGCAAGACCTGCATCGTCGTGAACCGCGACGTCGCCGGCTTCGTGACGACCCGTCTGATCTCGGCGCTCGTCGTCGAGGCCGCGAAGCTCTACGAGTCGGGCGTCGCCACCGCCGAGGACATCGACATCGCCTGCAAGCTCGGCTTCGGGCACGCCATGGGGCCGCTCGCGACCGCCGATCTGACGGGCGTCGACATCCTGCTGCACGCCACGAGCAACATCTACACGGAGTCCCAGGACGAGAAGTTCGCACCGCCCGAGCTGATGCGCCGGATGGTTGACGCCGGTGACATCGGCCGCAAGAGCGGGCAGGGGTTCTACAAGCACTGA
- a CDS encoding ATP/GTP-binding protein, producing the protein MSPRRNRPKGAGEDGPRPDGEPAGRYGGFQSTESWRGEQWSMRHVAGASSVGKTYRCPGCDQEIPSGVAHVVAWPEHSGVDERRHWHKACWNAKDRRTTRVQRSRNAPRY; encoded by the coding sequence GTGTCCCCGCGTCGTAACCGCCCGAAGGGCGCCGGAGAAGACGGTCCGCGCCCGGACGGTGAACCGGCGGGCCGCTACGGCGGCTTCCAGTCCACCGAGAGCTGGCGGGGCGAGCAGTGGAGCATGCGCCACGTCGCGGGTGCCAGCTCGGTGGGCAAGACGTACCGCTGCCCCGGCTGCGACCAGGAGATCCCCTCCGGCGTCGCGCACGTGGTGGCCTGGCCCGAGCACTCGGGCGTCGACGAGCGCAGACACTGGCACAAGGCCTGCTGGAACGCGAAGGACCGCCGCACCACGCGGGTGCAGCGGTCCCGTAACGCGCCGAGGTACTGA
- a CDS encoding TetR/AcrR family transcriptional regulator, producing the protein MAEGLRERKKRQTKQRISDIATGLFLEHGFVTVTVAEVAEAADVSVNTVYNYFPVKEDLFLDRGEAVVDRLSGYVRGRREGESAAAAVLRALRQDVEGVSPHVGLFPGWADFMKVITEAHALRSRLWEIQQQALGHLTKTLAEEAGAADGDPMPGLIAGQLSWVHSTLMAWIGDEMTKCRKPAEVSRDVLVLLDEMEDLLGEKVLNYAVRGAE; encoded by the coding sequence ATGGCTGAAGGACTCAGGGAGCGCAAGAAGCGGCAGACCAAGCAGCGGATCTCGGACATCGCGACGGGGCTCTTCCTGGAGCACGGCTTCGTCACGGTGACCGTCGCGGAGGTCGCGGAAGCCGCGGACGTCTCCGTGAACACCGTCTACAACTACTTCCCGGTCAAGGAGGACCTCTTCCTCGACCGGGGCGAGGCCGTCGTCGACCGGCTCTCCGGCTACGTACGGGGCCGGCGCGAGGGAGAGTCCGCCGCTGCCGCGGTCCTGCGTGCCCTGCGCCAGGACGTGGAGGGTGTGTCGCCCCATGTCGGCCTCTTCCCGGGCTGGGCCGACTTCATGAAGGTCATCACCGAGGCCCACGCCCTGCGCTCCCGGCTCTGGGAGATCCAGCAGCAGGCGCTCGGCCACCTCACGAAGACCCTCGCCGAGGAGGCCGGGGCCGCCGACGGCGACCCCATGCCCGGACTGATCGCGGGTCAGCTCTCGTGGGTCCACAGCACGCTCATGGCCTGGATCGGCGACGAGATGACCAAGTGCCGCAAGCCCGCCGAAGTCTCCCGCGACGTCCTCGTCCTGCTCGACGAGATGGAGGACCTGCTGGGCGAAAAGGTCCTCAACTACGCGGTGCGCGGCGCCGAATGA
- a CDS encoding LLM class flavin-dependent oxidoreductase, which produces MRVGSFVLAAQFPGQGQGEALHRAVRSAEVAEEAGLDSVWLAEHHFVPYGTCPSAVTLAALLLGRTRHIRVGTAVSVLPTVHPVALGEQAALLHLTSGGRFSLGVGRGGPWVDLEVFGSGLDAYEKDFPDSLDLLLRWLSEPRVASEGGRFSFREVAVVPRPQEALTGSGTDTEESSCGPEVIVACTSPSSVRLAAERGLPMLLGMHVGDEEKAEMVALWRRHARAAGRTPEEVHRAPHVSAGVAQIADRRLDAAETLQKAMPGWLKQGLDAHVTVDGRARSMRDPLAYTELLCGLHPVGTPQLCADRIAATSERTGITRFALLVEGSGDLATTEENVRRLGAEVLPQLG; this is translated from the coding sequence ATGCGTGTAGGTAGTTTTGTGCTGGCCGCCCAGTTCCCGGGACAGGGACAGGGGGAGGCGCTGCACCGAGCGGTGCGGTCCGCCGAGGTGGCCGAGGAGGCGGGCCTCGACTCGGTCTGGCTCGCCGAGCACCACTTCGTGCCGTACGGCACGTGTCCGTCCGCCGTGACCCTCGCCGCGCTCCTTCTCGGGCGCACACGGCACATCCGCGTCGGCACCGCCGTGAGCGTCCTGCCGACCGTTCATCCGGTCGCCCTGGGCGAGCAGGCGGCGCTGCTGCACCTGACGTCCGGCGGACGCTTCTCGCTGGGCGTGGGGCGCGGCGGTCCGTGGGTGGACCTGGAGGTCTTCGGGTCCGGTCTCGACGCGTACGAGAAGGACTTCCCGGACTCCCTCGACCTGCTGCTGCGGTGGCTGAGCGAACCCCGGGTCGCGAGCGAAGGGGGCCGCTTCTCCTTCCGCGAGGTCGCCGTGGTGCCACGGCCGCAGGAGGCACTGACCGGCTCGGGCACGGACACCGAGGAGTCGTCCTGCGGCCCGGAGGTGATCGTCGCCTGCACCTCGCCGTCCAGCGTGCGGCTCGCGGCGGAACGCGGTCTGCCGATGCTGCTCGGCATGCACGTCGGCGACGAGGAGAAGGCCGAAATGGTGGCGTTGTGGCGCAGGCACGCGCGCGCCGCGGGGCGTACGCCGGAGGAGGTCCACCGGGCGCCGCACGTCTCCGCGGGGGTCGCGCAGATCGCGGACCGGCGCCTGGACGCGGCGGAGACACTGCAGAAGGCGATGCCGGGGTGGCTCAAGCAGGGACTTGACGCTCACGTCACGGTCGACGGCCGCGCGCGGTCCATGCGGGACCCGCTCGCGTACACCGAACTGCTCTGCGGACTGCATCCGGTGGGTACCCCGCAGCTGTGCGCGGACCGGATCGCGGCCACCTCGGAGCGCACCGGGATCACACGCTTCGCGCTGCTCGTCGAGGGCTCGGGCGACCTGGCGACGACGGAGGAGAACGTCCGAAGGCTGGGGGCCGAAGTGCTGCCCCAGCTCGGCTGA
- a CDS encoding SCO5389 family protein — MSLDVSPALLEQAERGEVDEAEFVDCVRTSLPYAWEMISSLVAQLKVDGGEFADNQTPPPSEQARGQLLRALASDAIRGALQRHFGVRLAFQNCHRVAVFPLDASVDERLARFTSIRGQLLNQSPELRDC; from the coding sequence ATGTCGCTCGACGTCTCACCGGCGCTGTTGGAACAGGCCGAGCGAGGCGAGGTCGATGAAGCGGAATTCGTCGACTGCGTCCGGACCTCCCTGCCTTACGCATGGGAGATGATCAGCTCTCTGGTGGCCCAGCTGAAGGTTGACGGCGGCGAGTTCGCCGACAACCAGACGCCGCCGCCCAGCGAGCAGGCGCGCGGCCAGCTCCTGCGGGCGCTCGCGAGTGACGCGATTCGCGGTGCTCTGCAGCGCCACTTCGGAGTGCGTCTCGCATTCCAGAACTGCCACCGTGTGGCGGTTTTCCCGCTCGATGCGTCCGTGGACGAGAGGCTCGCCCGGTTCACCTCGATCCGGGGGCAGCTGCTCAACCAGTCGCCCGAACTGCGGGACTGCTGA
- a CDS encoding ABC transporter permease: MAPPPAAPAPPSAWQQAMNNAYTSPIPVKKTHLGNALASEWTKIKSVRSTMWTLGVFFLLVVGIGLLVAGNTQDRDYADVPFTIPAFFGLVLGQICLITLGVLVTSSEYGTGMIRTTFTASPQRYRVLAAKILIFFVIAFVVSAGSILLVGLMTSGMHSGPEAGDVDWSGTVLKGGLYVSLLGVLALAAGSMLRHSAGAITAMLGVVLVPAILPVFLMISEGTRPLGEKMMDYNAINSLAKIFEMDGTGGGTSQLLLLVGVTAAAIVGAFALLEKRDV; this comes from the coding sequence ATGGCTCCCCCGCCGGCCGCCCCCGCGCCGCCCTCCGCCTGGCAGCAGGCGATGAACAACGCCTACACCTCGCCGATCCCGGTCAAGAAGACCCACCTCGGCAACGCCCTGGCGTCCGAGTGGACGAAGATCAAGTCGGTCCGCTCGACGATGTGGACCCTCGGCGTCTTCTTCCTGCTGGTCGTCGGCATCGGACTGCTCGTCGCCGGGAACACGCAGGACCGCGACTACGCGGACGTGCCGTTCACGATCCCGGCGTTCTTCGGTCTCGTGCTCGGCCAGATCTGCCTGATCACGCTGGGCGTCCTGGTGACGTCGTCCGAGTACGGCACGGGCATGATCCGTACGACGTTCACGGCCTCGCCCCAGCGCTATCGCGTGCTCGCCGCCAAGATCCTGATCTTCTTCGTGATCGCCTTCGTCGTCTCGGCGGGCTCCATCCTGCTCGTGGGCCTGATGACGTCGGGGATGCACAGCGGCCCCGAGGCGGGCGACGTCGACTGGTCGGGCACGGTCCTCAAGGGCGGTCTCTACGTCTCGCTCCTGGGCGTCCTCGCGCTCGCCGCAGGATCGATGCTGCGCCACTCGGCGGGTGCGATCACCGCGATGCTCGGCGTGGTCCTGGTGCCCGCGATCCTGCCCGTGTTCCTGATGATCTCCGAGGGCACGCGTCCGCTTGGCGAGAAGATGATGGACTACAACGCCATCAATTCCCTCGCCAAGATCTTCGAGATGGACGGGACGGGCGGCGGCACCTCGCAGCTGCTGCTGCTCGTCGGCGTGACGGCGGCAGCGATCGTCGGCGCCTTCGCCCTCCTGGAGAAGCGCGACGTGTAG
- a CDS encoding ABC transporter ATP-binding protein: MAIISTAGLTQTFRTKRGTVEAVRGIDLTVAPGEILGFLGPNGAGKTTTLRMLTTLLAPTGGAATVAGCDLAGDPAAVRRRIGYVAQSGGVDLNISLREELVTQGRLYRLTKPQATARAVELAADLGLGDLLDRKCATLSGGQRRRLDIAMGLMHRPEVLFLDEPTTGLDPGSRADLWALVRRLRDDHGTTVVLTTHYLDEADALCDRLVVIDKGVVVAEGTPSALKLRYGGSIDASLQDTFLAVTGRDLAPKETAPVAV, encoded by the coding sequence ATGGCAATCATCAGCACGGCAGGCCTCACCCAGACCTTCCGGACCAAGCGCGGCACCGTCGAAGCCGTGCGCGGCATCGACCTGACCGTCGCCCCCGGCGAGATCCTCGGCTTCCTCGGACCCAACGGCGCGGGCAAGACGACGACGCTGCGCATGCTCACCACGCTCCTGGCGCCCACCGGCGGCGCCGCCACCGTCGCGGGCTGCGACCTGGCGGGCGACCCGGCCGCCGTCCGGCGCAGGATCGGGTACGTCGCCCAGTCCGGCGGCGTCGACCTCAACATCTCCCTGCGCGAGGAGCTGGTCACCCAGGGCCGCCTCTACCGCCTGACGAAGCCTCAGGCGACGGCCCGAGCCGTGGAGCTGGCCGCCGACCTGGGCCTCGGCGACCTCCTCGACCGCAAGTGCGCGACCCTCTCCGGCGGCCAGCGGCGGCGGCTCGACATCGCCATGGGCCTGATGCACCGGCCCGAGGTGCTCTTCCTCGACGAACCGACGACGGGCCTCGACCCGGGCAGCAGGGCCGACCTGTGGGCGCTGGTGCGGCGGCTGCGCGACGACCACGGCACCACCGTCGTCCTGACCACGCACTACCTCGACGAGGCCGACGCGCTCTGTGACCGCCTCGTAGTCATCGACAAGGGCGTCGTGGTCGCCGAGGGCACGCCGAGCGCGCTCAAGCTCCGGTACGGCGGCTCGATCGACGCCTCGCTCCAGGACACGTTCCTCGCCGTCACCGGACGCGACCTCGCCCCCAAGGAGACGGCACCCGTCGCCGTCTGA
- a CDS encoding ATP-binding protein yields the protein MDPMNRGPEEYGHDGINDDDSARPVRPPRDPLTPDFGQPTPVLARTVQLVSGDFLLTVNPVDGSEIEACPPGELPARPVKRTAAERAELRRAAAPPVPPGPALPRMPLIERQEDRERLVRLLARGRSVRLTGPAGSGRTALLNAVAEDCADLAPDGVVRLSGYHKTPGDLLQDLFGTVYNAPLHRPDRALLLELVHEIGAVVVLDDLEFGAAALEELLEATPECAFLIAATPDVAAPSPDSHLEEVFLGGLGRSGGLELLERAVGRVLTDDEASWAGDLWFESEGLPLRFVQAGALLRQRDQLRADPNAFDEYGYYTEAPVDAPFGAEGHDVPLPSLADGAAPAVLLASRLSPSARTTLRFAVALGGELPHQAHLPALVGDTHADAALAELVSTALVTAVGSHYRLAAGVRTQLEASGYADDAAERAQSAAQHYAWWAGHPSVGPERVVAEADAVLAALGVLVAGQSASGASVAGEESAAVLLARTVAPAFAGGLDWGAWERALRSGQEAARTAGEVAEEAYFHHELGILALCGGQLDRARVELEASIGLRGALADKRGMIAGRRALALVADRSGGVLSGGSTAAGEEVPDARYEESASPPGGVPAAFALPTPPPEPETLVTRKASPAAGAGGPAPTRRSIVHGTRRNLVAAGAGALLAAVLGTVVTLGATSDGNDDPPDKVKTEQSASEDQGDDGLTADKPAKDSTSRPDSDGPDNVPGTEDDGTPSESGEPSDEPSDSGKPSDKPTDKPTTKPPTTKPPTTKPPTTKPPTTKPPTTKPPTTPPPTTPPPSTDPTPDPPSSPDTSDSASGPASGPASGPASSSPASTI from the coding sequence ATGGACCCGATGAACCGGGGACCGGAAGAGTACGGCCATGACGGCATCAACGACGACGATTCGGCGCGTCCCGTGCGTCCACCGCGTGATCCTCTGACACCCGACTTCGGGCAGCCCACGCCCGTACTCGCCCGCACCGTCCAGCTCGTATCGGGCGACTTCCTGCTCACCGTGAACCCCGTCGACGGCAGCGAGATCGAAGCCTGCCCGCCGGGCGAGCTGCCCGCACGACCCGTCAAGCGCACCGCCGCCGAGCGTGCCGAGCTGCGCCGCGCCGCCGCGCCGCCCGTGCCGCCGGGGCCCGCACTGCCCCGGATGCCGCTCATCGAGCGGCAGGAGGATCGCGAGCGGCTCGTGCGCCTGCTCGCACGCGGGCGCTCGGTGCGGCTCACCGGACCCGCGGGCTCGGGGCGCACAGCGCTCCTGAACGCCGTCGCGGAGGACTGCGCGGACCTCGCACCGGACGGCGTCGTCCGGCTCTCCGGGTACCACAAGACGCCCGGCGACCTGCTCCAGGACCTCTTCGGGACGGTCTACAACGCACCCCTGCACCGCCCCGACCGTGCCCTGCTGCTCGAACTCGTCCACGAGATCGGCGCGGTCGTCGTCCTGGACGACCTGGAGTTCGGCGCGGCCGCCCTGGAGGAGCTCCTCGAGGCCACGCCCGAGTGCGCCTTCCTGATCGCCGCGACGCCCGACGTCGCCGCGCCGTCACCCGATTCGCACCTCGAAGAGGTCTTCCTCGGCGGCCTGGGCCGCAGTGGCGGCCTCGAACTCCTGGAGCGCGCCGTCGGCCGCGTCCTCACCGACGACGAGGCGAGCTGGGCGGGCGACCTGTGGTTCGAGTCGGAGGGGCTGCCCCTGCGCTTCGTCCAGGCGGGCGCCCTGCTGCGCCAGCGCGACCAGCTGCGCGCCGACCCGAACGCCTTCGACGAGTACGGCTACTACACCGAAGCCCCGGTCGACGCGCCCTTCGGCGCCGAGGGCCACGACGTCCCGCTGCCCTCGCTCGCCGACGGAGCGGCGCCCGCGGTGCTGCTCGCGTCCCGGCTGAGCCCGTCGGCGCGCACCACGCTGCGGTTCGCCGTCGCGCTCGGCGGCGAGCTGCCGCACCAGGCGCATCTGCCCGCCCTCGTGGGGGACACCCACGCGGACGCGGCTCTCGCCGAGCTCGTCTCCACCGCGCTCGTCACGGCGGTCGGCTCCCACTACCGACTCGCCGCAGGGGTGCGCACGCAACTGGAGGCGTCCGGGTACGCGGACGACGCCGCCGAGCGCGCCCAGAGCGCCGCCCAGCACTACGCCTGGTGGGCAGGGCACCCCTCGGTCGGCCCTGAGCGGGTCGTGGCCGAGGCGGACGCGGTGCTCGCGGCGCTGGGCGTCCTGGTCGCGGGGCAGTCCGCGTCGGGGGCTTCCGTCGCCGGTGAGGAGAGCGCCGCGGTGCTGCTCGCCCGCACCGTCGCGCCGGCCTTCGCGGGAGGGCTCGACTGGGGCGCGTGGGAGCGTGCCCTGCGGTCGGGCCAGGAGGCGGCACGGACCGCGGGAGAGGTCGCCGAAGAGGCGTACTTCCACCACGAGCTCGGCATCCTCGCGCTCTGCGGCGGACAGCTCGACCGGGCCCGCGTCGAGCTCGAGGCCTCCATCGGCCTGCGCGGCGCGCTCGCCGACAAGCGGGGCATGATCGCGGGCCGCAGGGCGCTGGCCCTGGTCGCCGACCGCTCGGGCGGCGTGCTGTCCGGCGGGAGCACGGCCGCGGGCGAAGAGGTGCCCGACGCGCGCTACGAGGAGTCGGCATCGCCCCCCGGCGGCGTACCGGCGGCGTTCGCGCTGCCCACACCGCCTCCGGAGCCCGAGACCCTGGTCACCCGCAAGGCCTCGCCCGCCGCGGGCGCGGGCGGCCCCGCACCGACCCGCCGCTCCATCGTGCACGGCACCCGGCGCAATCTCGTGGCGGCGGGCGCGGGAGCCCTCCTCGCCGCCGTGCTCGGCACGGTGGTCACGCTTGGCGCGACGTCCGACGGCAACGACGACCCGCCGGACAAGGTCAAGACGGAGCAGTCGGCGAGCGAGGACCAGGGCGACGACGGTCTGACCGCCGACAAGCCGGCGAAGGACTCGACGAGCCGCCCGGACAGCGACGGCCCGGACAACGTCCCCGGCACCGAGGACGACGGCACGCCGAGCGAGAGCGGCGAACCGTCGGACGAGCCGAGCGACAGCGGCAAGCCGTCCGACAAGCCCACGGACAAGCCGACGACGAAGCCGCCGACGACGAAACCGCCCACGACCAAGCCGCCGACCACGAAGCCGCCGACGACCAAGCCGCCCACGACGAAGCCGCCGACGACCCCGCCGCCGACGACTCCGCCGCCGAGCACGGACCCGACGCCGGACCCGCCGTCGTCCCCGGACACGTCGGACTCGGCGAGCGGACCGGCGAGCGGACCGGCGAGCGGCCCCGCGAGCAGCAGCCCGGCGTCGACGATCTGA